A region of Marnyiella aurantia DNA encodes the following proteins:
- a CDS encoding malate dehydrogenase, whose product MKVTVVGAGAVGASCAEYIAMKNFASEVVLVDIKEGFAEGKAMDLMQTASLNGFDTRVSGTTGDYSKTAGSAVAVITSGIPRKPGMTREELIGINAGIVKEVTANLVKHSPEVIIIVVSNPMDTMAYLVHKTSGLPKNKIIGMGGALDSARFKYRLAEALDCPISDVDGMVIAAHSDTGMLPLMSKATRNGVPVSEFLDAEKQAYVEEETKVGGATLTKLLGTSAWYAPGAAVSVLVHSILCDQKKMIPCSLMLDGEYGESDICLGVPAIIGKNGVEKIVDISLTDEEKEKFATAAKAVREVNGDLKF is encoded by the coding sequence ATGAAAGTAACCGTTGTAGGAGCAGGAGCAGTAGGCGCAAGTTGTGCAGAATATATTGCGATGAAAAACTTTGCTTCAGAAGTAGTATTGGTAGATATTAAGGAAGGTTTTGCCGAGGGTAAAGCGATGGACCTTATGCAGACAGCATCTCTTAACGGTTTCGACACCAGGGTGAGCGGAACAACAGGAGATTACAGCAAGACTGCAGGATCTGCCGTAGCTGTTATTACTTCCGGAATTCCAAGAAAGCCTGGAATGACAAGAGAAGAACTGATCGGAATCAATGCAGGTATAGTAAAAGAAGTTACGGCTAACCTGGTGAAGCATTCTCCGGAGGTGATCATCATCGTAGTTTCCAATCCAATGGATACCATGGCTTACCTGGTACACAAAACATCAGGACTTCCAAAGAACAAGATCATCGGTATGGGTGGAGCACTGGATTCCGCACGTTTCAAATACAGACTGGCTGAAGCTTTAGACTGCCCAATCTCTGACGTAGACGGTATGGTAATCGCTGCTCACAGTGACACGGGAATGCTTCCGTTAATGAGCAAGGCCACAAGAAACGGTGTTCCTGTTTCTGAATTCCTGGATGCTGAAAAGCAGGCTTATGTAGAAGAAGAAACTAAAGTTGGTGGTGCTACACTTACAAAGCTTCTGGGAACTTCAGCATGGTATGCACCGGGCGCAGCTGTTTCAGTACTTGTACATTCAATCCTTTGCGATCAGAAAAAAATGATCCCATGCTCACTGATGCTTGACGGCGAATATGGTGAAAGTGACATCTGCCTTGGTGTTCCTGCAATTATCGGCAAAAATGGTGTTGAGAAAATCGTAGACATTTCTTTAACTGATGAAGAAAAAGAAAAATTTGCTACCGCGGCCAAAGCTGTAAGAGAAGTAAACGGTGATCTGAAATTCTAG
- a CDS encoding T9SS type B sorting domain-containing protein, with protein sequence MKKTLLFVILLISQTFFSQEDCSTALTVCGNSSITYSPSGIGLVNESLGGCLSTGEHNSIWYKITIATSGTLTFDLVPTDPAADYDWAVYGPNVACGNLGSPIRCNAATVIGVGASTGLNMTSTVISAAGGSTTPYCQYLDVTAGQTYYLYIDNWVGAGSTTTAPFSLTWGGTATMASPYNNPAISPNPFIAPGPNQDGVITLCTNPGVFDFSTLSAGIVNGNPNFTVTYHNNTNDLLTNSNPLGTVTVNTANTYYYALHYTDPTNPLNPINKCLEIGTINFVQGAITVGNATVNACNNNNEGTAIFDLTSVSAAMFADPTATRVYYRTINDMNNGVNPITNPAAFFTAAPTAVYMHVTTTQGCSNYGTISLQFYPTVVMNDASLTTCFIETNPATGLFDLNSAAVGGGTVAKTYYPSYTDAANGTNAISNPSAFVSPNTVVYVKGTSPNGCTGISQITLNVTSPNHSVVLKDKIICPEDTTTLDAGPGFSSYLWSTGATTSSISNVSVGSYWVKLTLGECVTKQTVTVSAAPIPVVSAIDISNNTITVNVIGGTPPYQFSMDNSVWQDSNIFTNVPRGKNMIYVKDSFDCEPSAIQITVPNLVNAITPNNDGVNDAIDYSSLGYKENLVIKIFDRYGINVYQADRSNGYKWDGRRSDRKISTGTYWYTVTWNEADAAGTPVKYSGWILVKNIE encoded by the coding sequence ATGAAAAAAACTTTACTCTTCGTTATTTTACTTATCTCACAAACTTTTTTCTCTCAGGAAGATTGCTCTACCGCTTTAACTGTTTGTGGAAACTCCAGTATTACCTACAGTCCTTCCGGTATTGGCTTAGTCAATGAATCTTTGGGAGGATGTCTGAGTACTGGTGAACATAATTCTATCTGGTATAAAATAACAATTGCTACAAGCGGAACATTAACCTTTGATCTTGTTCCTACTGATCCGGCAGCAGATTATGATTGGGCTGTTTATGGTCCAAATGTTGCCTGCGGAAACCTGGGGTCACCCATCCGCTGTAATGCGGCTACGGTTATCGGCGTGGGCGCTTCTACCGGTCTGAATATGACAAGTACGGTGATCAGTGCTGCCGGAGGTTCCACGACTCCATACTGTCAGTACCTGGATGTCACGGCAGGTCAAACTTATTACTTATATATTGATAACTGGGTGGGTGCAGGAAGTACGACTACCGCACCGTTTTCGTTGACCTGGGGAGGAACGGCAACCATGGCTTCTCCTTACAATAATCCCGCAATTAGTCCTAATCCTTTTATTGCTCCAGGTCCCAATCAGGACGGGGTCATTACTCTCTGTACAAATCCGGGCGTATTTGACTTCAGCACGCTCTCTGCGGGAATCGTCAATGGAAATCCCAACTTCACCGTAACCTACCACAATAACACCAATGATCTTTTAACCAACAGTAATCCACTTGGTACGGTTACAGTGAATACTGCCAATACTTATTATTATGCACTTCACTATACCGATCCTACAAATCCGCTTAATCCAATAAATAAGTGTTTGGAAATAGGAACTATCAACTTTGTACAGGGTGCAATCACGGTTGGCAATGCAACAGTTAATGCCTGTAACAATAACAACGAAGGAACTGCCATCTTCGATCTTACGTCAGTTTCAGCCGCTATGTTTGCTGATCCTACAGCCACGCGGGTGTATTACCGCACAATAAATGACATGAATAATGGCGTAAATCCCATCACAAATCCTGCTGCATTTTTCACAGCAGCTCCGACTGCGGTTTATATGCATGTTACAACCACTCAAGGCTGTTCGAACTACGGCACCATATCCCTACAGTTTTATCCTACTGTGGTAATGAATGATGCTTCACTTACAACCTGTTTTATTGAAACAAACCCTGCTACAGGACTGTTTGATCTTAACAGTGCGGCAGTTGGCGGGGGAACAGTGGCAAAAACCTACTATCCTTCCTATACTGATGCGGCCAACGGAACCAATGCCATTTCTAATCCGTCCGCCTTTGTATCGCCAAATACCGTTGTTTACGTAAAAGGTACAAGCCCGAACGGCTGTACAGGTATTTCCCAAATCACCCTTAATGTAACTTCTCCAAATCATTCGGTGGTTTTAAAGGATAAAATCATTTGCCCCGAAGATACCACTACACTTGATGCCGGTCCGGGATTCAGCAGTTACCTGTGGAGTACCGGAGCAACTACTTCCTCTATTTCAAATGTAAGTGTAGGCAGCTACTGGGTGAAACTTACCTTAGGTGAATGTGTTACCAAGCAGACAGTAACCGTTTCAGCAGCTCCAATTCCTGTTGTTTCAGCAATCGATATTTCAAACAACACCATCACGGTAAATGTAATTGGAGGCACCCCACCATACCAATTTTCTATGGACAATTCTGTATGGCAGGATTCCAACATCTTTACTAATGTTCCAAGGGGTAAAAACATGATTTATGTTAAAGATTCTTTTGACTGTGAGCCTTCTGCAATACAAATCACGGTGCCGAATCTGGTTAATGCGATTACGCCGAATAATGATGGGGTAAACGATGCCATTGATTATTCCTCATTGGGTTACAAAGAGAATCTGGTGATAAAGATATTCGACCGTTACGGAATTAATGTGTATCAGGCAGACCGGTCAAATGGCTATAAATGGGATGGAAGACGCAGCGATAGAAAAATTTCAACCGGCACGTACTGGTACACGGTAACCTGGAACGAGGCTGATGCGGCCGGAACACCAGTCAAATATTCAGGATGGATTCTTGTTAAAAATATAGAATAG
- a CDS encoding IS3 family transposase, translating into MFFGTLKSAMFYTPKSSSVSKPGKEISDYTNYYNIVRIRLNLKGKSLVQHETLSL; encoded by the coding sequence ATGTTCTTCGGCACCCTCAAATCAGCGATGTTCTATACGCCAAAATCCAGCTCAGTCTCTAAACCCGGAAAAGAAATATCAGACTACACAAACTACTACAACATCGTGCGGATTAGGCTAAACCTAAAAGGAAAGAGCTTGGTACAGCACGAAACTCTTTCCTTGTAA